A window of the Dehalococcoidales bacterium genome harbors these coding sequences:
- a CDS encoding homocitrate synthase, with protein sequence MGKIYLIDVTNRDGVQTAKLGLSKLAKTMINMYLNEMGVFQSEFGFPTTRHESHYLRANLKLQEMGVLQPIRLEGWIRATAEDVETTFKLVPETKDLNLSISTSTQMINGKFKGRKSEQDILDMAVEALEAARAHGARSVGVNAEDASRTDIKFLLHFASTLKEHGADRFRYCDTLGYDIPFTIYETCKLLAQEAAIPVELHCHGDLGMAVANSVAGAMGVIDGGQDAYINTTVNGIGERAGNADLVAVILALMKAKGVAGKYEFGMPVDLSKAWKICKYASYAFNVPIAINQPGVGANAFAHSSGIHADGVLQDPQHSELYDFKQLGRGDPEMVETGREISSGQYSGISGFVHIMGQMEIDFKGRDDAAEILELVRYANVLAQKPLVTDELCFIAQYPEIARDLLTLTPLDSSVR encoded by the coding sequence GTGGGTAAAATATATTTAATTGACGTGACTAATCGCGATGGCGTGCAAACGGCCAAGCTGGGACTCTCCAAACTGGCGAAGACGATGATAAACATGTATTTGAACGAGATGGGAGTCTTTCAGAGCGAGTTTGGCTTTCCGACGACACGGCATGAGTCGCATTACCTGCGGGCAAATCTCAAGTTGCAGGAGATGGGGGTATTACAACCTATCCGTTTGGAAGGATGGATACGGGCAACGGCTGAAGATGTGGAGACAACATTTAAACTGGTGCCGGAGACAAAAGACCTTAATCTCTCCATTTCTACTTCTACCCAGATGATTAACGGTAAGTTTAAGGGTAGAAAGAGTGAACAGGATATACTGGATATGGCAGTGGAAGCACTGGAGGCAGCCAGGGCGCATGGCGCGCGCAGCGTGGGCGTTAATGCGGAGGACGCTTCCCGAACTGATATTAAATTCTTGCTTCATTTTGCCTCCACGCTTAAGGAGCATGGCGCTGACCGCTTCCGCTACTGTGATACGCTGGGTTATGATATCCCTTTCACCATCTATGAGACCTGTAAACTGCTGGCGCAGGAAGCGGCAATACCCGTTGAACTGCACTGCCATGGTGACCTGGGAATGGCGGTGGCAAACTCCGTTGCCGGGGCAATGGGTGTTATTGATGGTGGTCAGGACGCCTATATTAATACCACTGTTAATGGTATTGGAGAGAGGGCGGGTAATGCTGACCTGGTGGCGGTGATTTTAGCGTTGATGAAGGCTAAGGGTGTCGCTGGCAAATATGAGTTCGGTATGCCGGTTGATCTGTCAAAAGCGTGGAAGATTTGCAAATATGCCAGCTACGCTTTTAATGTGCCTATCGCCATCAATCAGCCCGGTGTTGGCGCCAATGCTTTCGCTCATAGCTCGGGCATCCATGCGGACGGCGTGCTGCAAGACCCGCAACACTCCGAACTCTACGATTTTAAGCAACTGGGGCGGGGTGACCCGGAGATGGTGGAGACCGGCCGCGAGATAAGCTCCGGTCAGTACAGCGGGATATCCGGCTTTGTTCATATTATGGGCCAGATGGAAATAGACTTTAAGGGCAGAGATGACGCTGCTGAGATTCTGGAACTGGTGAGATACGCCAATGTCCTGGCGCAAAAGCCCCTGGTGACTGACGAGCTGTGCTTTATTGCCCAGTATCCGGAGATTGCCCGTGACCTGCTTACCCTGACACCCCTTGATTCATCAGTCCGCTAG
- a CDS encoding isocitrate/isopropylmalate dehydrogenase family protein: protein MAEYNVTLVPGDGVGPEVVEAARRVLEATGVKFRWDVINAGADALEKEGSLLPERLLESIRQNKIALKGPTTTPIGTGFRSVNVALRQLLDLYACLRICRSYQGIPSRYENVDLVVVRENMEDLYVGIEFAKGTPEAAELLTFIRRNTENKVADDSGIGIKLISETGSRRIVTFAFEYARTNNRQKVSAIHKANIMKFSDGLFLDVARQVAKSYPDIEFEDVIIDNLCAQLVQRPNQFDVLVLPNLYGDIISDLCAGLVGGLGVAPGANIGDNLAVFEPTHGSAPKYTGLNKANPLATILSGVMMLRYLNEKAAADKLEAAVAAIIAEGKSVTYDLKPNRDDPTAVGTAEMADAIIARL, encoded by the coding sequence TTGGCAGAATACAATGTGACGCTGGTACCGGGTGATGGAGTCGGGCCGGAGGTTGTTGAAGCCGCCAGGCGGGTGCTCGAAGCTACCGGGGTAAAATTCCGCTGGGACGTGATTAACGCCGGGGCTGATGCGCTGGAGAAAGAGGGCAGCCTGCTGCCGGAGCGCCTCCTCGAATCAATCCGCCAGAACAAGATTGCCCTCAAGGGTCCAACCACCACTCCGATAGGTACCGGCTTCCGCAGCGTCAATGTCGCGCTTCGCCAGTTACTGGACTTATACGCCTGCCTGCGCATCTGCCGTAGCTATCAGGGTATTCCTTCCCGGTATGAGAATGTCGACCTGGTAGTTGTGCGGGAAAACATGGAAGACCTCTATGTCGGCATCGAGTTCGCTAAAGGCACCCCTGAAGCAGCGGAGTTACTTACCTTTATCCGCCGGAATACGGAGAACAAGGTAGCTGATGACTCCGGCATCGGCATTAAACTGATTTCGGAGACCGGCAGCCGCAGAATTGTCACCTTCGCCTTTGAATACGCGCGGACTAATAATAGACAAAAGGTGAGCGCCATCCACAAAGCCAACATCATGAAGTTTTCTGACGGCCTGTTCCTTGATGTCGCCCGCCAGGTAGCCAAATCCTACCCCGATATTGAATTCGAGGATGTCATCATCGACAACCTTTGTGCCCAGCTCGTGCAGCGGCCAAACCAGTTTGACGTGCTGGTACTGCCCAACCTCTACGGAGACATTATCTCCGATTTGTGCGCCGGGCTTGTCGGTGGCCTCGGCGTAGCCCCGGGAGCAAACATCGGCGATAATCTGGCCGTTTTCGAACCTACTCACGGCAGCGCTCCGAAATACACCGGCTTGAACAAGGCTAACCCGCTGGCGACGATTCTATCCGGCGTGATGATGCTGCGCTATCTCAACGAAAAAGCGGCGGCGGACAAACTGGAAGCAGCCGTGGCTGCCATCATCGCGGAAGGGAAATCAGTCACCTATGATTTGAAACCGAACCGCGACGACCCCACCGCTGTTGGGACCGCCGAGATGGCTGATGCCATCATTGCCAGACTTTGA
- a CDS encoding 3-isopropylmalate dehydratase small subunit, which yields MLKGKAFKFGDDISTDYIVPGRLAHLRSNLPELAKHVLEDADPTFAQRVRPGDFVVGGKNFGLGSSREHAPLVIKIAGVSAILAKSVARIFFRNAINIGLPVLICDTDAINDGDELEVDMEKGVVTDLTNGAELRFSKMPEIMIRILDEGGLTPYISKYGDFTLGSVTG from the coding sequence ATGTTAAAAGGTAAAGCTTTTAAGTTTGGCGATGATATCTCCACGGACTATATCGTTCCGGGAAGGCTGGCGCACCTGCGCAGCAACCTGCCGGAACTGGCCAAGCATGTACTGGAAGACGCTGACCCGACGTTTGCCCAACGGGTACGGCCGGGTGATTTCGTGGTGGGGGGCAAGAACTTCGGACTTGGCTCCAGCCGGGAACATGCCCCGCTGGTCATCAAAATAGCCGGAGTCAGCGCCATCCTCGCCAAATCAGTCGCCCGCATCTTCTTTCGCAACGCCATTAACATCGGTCTGCCGGTGCTCATCTGTGATACCGACGCCATCAATGACGGCGATGAACTGGAAGTGGACATGGAAAAAGGTGTCGTCACTGACCTGACCAACGGGGCTGAACTCCGTTTCAGCAAGATGCCGGAGATAATGATTCGCATCCTCGATGAAGGCGGACTTACCCCCTACATCAGCAAATACGGAGACTTTACCCTCGGCTCAGTTACGGGATAG